The nucleotide window GCTAAATCCACTCCTTACATAGGTGTGGCTCCCTACCCTTCTCGTCGGTCTCTAAAACGAAGAGGGAACCGCCGAGCTCCTCTCCAGCCCTAGACGAAGATGTGACGAAAATTTTATCCAGGTCTTTCCCTCCAAAGGTCAGAGATGTAACTATCTTCACTGGCATTTTAACTTCCAAGATGGGCTTTCTGGAGAATGGCTCCCATTTGGTTATAATTCCTCCTCCGTAGTGGGCAATCCACAGGTTACCCGACAAGTCCACAGTCATACCGTCTGGGACGCCAGGGTAGTCCCAGGTTTCCACTGCAACCCCCAAGCTCTCGAGTTCCTCTCCCTTGACCCTAAAGGCGTAGACCCTCTTCTTTGGACTATCCACAAGGTAGAAGACGTCCCTAAACCAATCCAACCCGTTGGAAATAATTAGCTTATCCACAATTACCTTAAACCTTCCGTTGAAAACGTAGAGCTTCCCTATCTCGTCCTTCTCTCCTAGGTCCATTGTGCCGACCCAGAAGTTACCGTCGGGTCCGCACTTCCCGTCATTAAACCTCACTTGTGGAACGTCCTTAATGGAACCTAGCTCCTTGAAACTCCCGTCGTATCTGTACAGGCTTTGACGAGCGGAAACCAGGAAGGAGCTCTCAGTAAGACCTATAGAGGAGACCATCTCAGGAGCGACCAGGACCTGGTCTGAAACTTCGCCCTCCACGTTAGTTGTTATGTGTAATTTACCTCCCTCAATATCGACCCAGAGAAGCCTTTCCATCTTGGGATCCCAAACTGGTCCTTCTCCCAATGAGGCTCTAGTCCTCAATAGTATTTTAGGGTTCATTAAATACGATTACAGGTTCGCGATAAAAGCCATGATGTTAACTCTCAGGGATCAGAGGGACTGGTAAGTGAAACTCCCACAGACAGTTCTTTTGCTTTTCCTCCAACCCTACTTGAAGCGTCCAGATCTATCCCTTTTCGGTTTGTCTGACCTCCTCCTCGCCCTAAAGGCAGGCTTTCTTTTCCTTTTATAAAAGCTACGACCGAAAAAGGGCTTTCCGCCTGACATGAGATAATGGCATAGACCTTTTGCTCAACCCGAGTCGATCGTAGTCATGGTTATTTAACCGTGAGTTTTTATACAATACCATGGACTACAGCTCAGCCTACGCTAAGGCAATTGACGAACCGAGTCTCTATTGGGATTCATTCGCGTCCAGGCTTATCTGGTCCAGGAAATGGGACACCACGCTGTCTGGGCAGAGGTGGTTCCTGAACGGAATGACCAACATCTCCGATAACGTTCTCTCCCACGAAGGAATAGCCCTAGTGTGGTACGGAGAGGGGGAGAGGAGAGAGTTAACCTACTCTGAACTTGCCTCCCTCACGGAGAAGGTTGTAAACATTTTGAAGGAGAGAGGAGTTAAACCAGGCGATAGGGTTGCCATACATATGCCGAATATCCCCGAGACCATCGCTTCAATTTTAGCCTGCGCCAAAATGGGCGTAATTTACACAGTGATTTTCGCGGGTCTAGGGGAGGAGGCTGTAAAGTCCAGGATCCAGGATTTCTCTCCTAAACTAGTGCTCTCCACATCTTACACCAAGAGGAGGGGACAGAAAATTCCACTAAAATTCGGGGACGTCCTGCTGGACAGGAACACGCCAGGGTGGGACGGAGATTTCACGCAGGCAGTACAGGTGGAGTCCAACTCCCCCATGATGGTTATGTATACTTCAGGGACAACTGGGAGACCTAAGGGTATAGTTCTCCCCCACGGCTCATGGATGGTGGGCCACTATACCACTTTTCAAATTCTCTTTTCGCTGAGAGAAGGGGATACTGTCTTCACAACCGCTGACGTGGGGTGGATAACGTTTTCCAGGATAATGTACGGAACTCTCCTACACGGGGGGAAGCTGGTGTTCATGGAGGGAGCGCCAGACTACCCCAAGGACAGGATAGGCTCAATAGTGGAAATGGAAGACCCTAAGGTCTTTTTCACCTCCCCGACTCTCCTCAGGATGCTGAGAATCATGGACCTAAAGATTAGGAGAGTTGAGTACCTAGCGACTGCCGGTGAAATCATGGACGATAAGTCGTGGGACTACGCAGAGAGGGTAGCCGACAAGGTCACAGATATCTACGGACAGTCAGAGACTGGGTACTTGGTAGGCACCCCCTTCTCCTTGGGGGTTGAGTCAAGGAGAGGATTCGCTGGAGTACCATTCCCGGGGGCAGTTCTTGTGACCGTGGACGATGAAGGTAAGGAGGTCAAGGGAACTCCTGGGCATTTGGTACTCAAGTCTCCTTTCCCTACCAAGTTTGTGGGGGTGTGGAACAATGAGGCTAAATTTAAGGAGTACTTCAAATACGGGGGGCACGATACTGGGGACATGGGGATTATGGATGGGATGTATGTAAAGATCGTCGGAAGAAGCGATGATATGATCAAGGTTGCAGGACACAGAATAACGAGCGGAGAGGTTGAGAGCGTTGTTTCTGAGATACCTGGAGTAAAGGACGTAGGGGCCGTTGGGGTTCCTGATGAGATAAAGGGAGAGAAGTTGGTTCTCTTCATAGTAGGGGACGTCCATGAGGAGGATGTGGTAAGAGAGATCAGAAACAGGTTGGGGCCGATATACTTAGTTGACAAGGTCGTCAAGGTGAATAGGCTCCCAAAGTCCAGGAGCGGGAAGGTCATGAGGAGAATACTTAAAGACGTCGTATTGGGGAGGCACGTGGATCCTTCTATTCTGGACGACCCTGAGGTGGTGGAGGAGATTAAGAGGGCCCTTATTGACCGAACGTGACACTGTACCGCTGGTTCAGGATCAAGAATTTAAATGACGAAAGCTAAGTACATTTATGAAACACAGGAGATCAAGGTTAGGACTCCTATTTTTTCTTCTCAGAATCCTTAGGCTACTGAGGAGAAAGTAAACAAGGTTTTTTATTCCCTCATGAGCATTATATGCCATGGAAGTCATATTGCGAGAGATAAGTAAACAAATAAATGATCTAACCAAGGAGTTCTATGAGAGGGTCCTCCCACCTATTGACATATTCGAACAGGGGAATACGCTAGTTGTTACGGTGGACATGCCAGGCTTTCAGAAGTCAGACATATCCATCAGGTTGACTTCCGACGGAATTCTGAGGATAGATGGGAAGAGAGAGACCGACCAGGCAGGGATAAAACACGTGGCGCAGAGACCTTCTAGGATCACAAGGGAAATAAAGTTACCTGTCAAGGTTCCCAAGGACGCTGAGGTCTCAGGTAAGTATGAGAACGGTGTTCTGACCCTCAAGATCCCCATTGAAGGTGCTGCTAAGGTAAAGATAGAGTGACAGTTAGCCCTAACAAGGCCACCAGTATTGCTGTGACGTCACCCACGAGGAGGTAGGTCGGGATGGACATTGCCACTATGGGTATCCCGACCCATTTTCTTGAGTTCCTCACCTCCCCTTGAGGAGACTTAAGCATTCTTTCCTTCATCCCAGTGGACAAGAAGTTAACGTAGTCCATCACCTCATCAACGAAAGCTAACCTCAACAGTCCCTCCTCTTCCACCAACCTCACTAGGTTGGGGAGGAAATCAAAATCCGGGTCAATCATTCTGCAGGTTCCCTCGAGGACTGAGGACATCCTGAAGTACAGGGCGATCCTCTCAGGGAGCCTCAAGGGGAACTTAAAGAACGCTTCGCTCGCTAATCTGTTGAACTCTTCCAGCTCTAACTGATCCACTGGGATCCCCTTAATCCCCTTTATCATTAGCTCGAAACCTTTAGCCAGCAGTTTCCTGTCCGCGTAGGGTTGGATAGCCCCTAACTGGTCTAGAACGTTTACGAGCATTATAGGGTCCCCCCTACTGATGGTAACGTACATCCTGATGAGCTTGATTCTAGTTTCCCTATCTATGTAACCTGACATACCGAAGTCGTAGAGGATGATGTTACCGTCCTGGTCGATGGAAATGTTTCCAGGATGAGGATCAGCGTGAAAGTACTCCCCCTTCAAAACGGGGTAGACAAATACCTTAAAGACTCTCCACGCTAAGTTCTTTCTATCGAAACTCTCCAGAGCTTCCTTGGAGGTTATCTTAAACCCTGGGAGATACTCCATGACTAGCACGTGTCTGCTGGCCTTTATAGTCCTGGGAATTTTAACCCTAAATCCCTCGAGCTCGTCCTTGATCTTGGAAGTGTAAAAGGCTTCCTTCTCGTAGTTCAGCTCCTCAAATATCCTCGTGGAGAACTGCCTGAAGATGAGGGAAAGCGCCTCTACAAGCCCTGCATCCAGGAGTAACCTAGTGAAGGGCAGGAAAGTTCTTATGAGAGAGATGTCCTCCTTGAGTACCTCTTCCACCCTTGGCCTATTGACCTTGATCGCCACTTTAGTCCCGTCCTTTAAGACGCCTACGTGAACCTGACCAAGACTCGCAGCTGCTACTGGCTCTGGATCAACATCTTGAATTATATCCCCAGCTTCTTTAAATATCATCTCCTTCACCTGATCGTAAGGGGCTGGGGGAACTTCGTCCTGTAACCTCTGCAACTCCCTCATGTACTCCTGAGGTAGGACGTCCGGATGAACTGATAAAACCTGGCCTAACTTTATGAAGGTTGGCCCTAACTCTATCATGGTGTCCACAAACTTTCTAGCTTCCTCCTCAATCTCCTCTTTGGGGACTTCCTTGTTCTGAAGAATACGTTTCCTTATGCTCCTGTACTTCAGTAGCCTCGGTGTCATTTTCCTTAATATTACTAAACCCCTCTTGATAGCCATTCATAATGAATGCAAACTAAAACATAAAATAGCTATCTCAAGGAGGTAGGGAGTAGAGCTCCCCGGACCCTCTGAACAGTGGCCGAAGTTTACTGTTTCCGTGAACCCTTTGAGTTCATTTAACCTCATGTCAGCCATATATGATGGTGTGACCTAGGTATAGAGACCTCCCCTAGATGTGGGCTTATATCCTCAGGAGCTAGGGGTCTGGGCCTCACCTGGTTTCATGTTGTTTGATATCAACCCCAAACCCTTGACACGGGAGTCGAGCAAGGGACTCGCCCTCACCCATCCTAGCCCCTTTAGCGGGGTGACCCCGACTCACCTAGATGGGGAAACCCGAAAACCTTGGGGTGTCCATATGTCTTACTTACCTTTCGAGATACAGACCGACATCCGGGGCAAGACCCTTTGCTGTATATAAAGTCCTCAACAGTCCAGATCATATAGACATAATGGGGTCAAGGAAACTGTTTACTACGGCCATTACACCAGAGATGTCTGGGTTTTTCTACTTGATAGATTGGGGTTTCCCTTAATGAGTCAGAGGGGTATGAGGGGAGTCCTCCTCAACTCCCCTGAAGTCCAGAGGTTAGGTTTGTGTTAACTGACCTCCTCCCAGCCCTAAAGGAGGGTTCCACAGAGGTCTTGGGTGTTATTCCCTTTACGGGAGTTACTCCGTTTGAAGAGAGGAGAAAAGAGAGAGGTGTTTTCAACTTTTGCGACTCTCTTTATTCCCCGTTTCATTACGTTTAAAGCACCGTTAACGTCACTGTGTAGTCTGTGACCTAAAGGGCAGTTAACTACTCCCCTAGGCTTCCCACTCACTTGAACGTTATAAAAGGCGCAGACCATTGAAGTATTATACTCGAAGTATTATACTCAACAACGAGAAACACCTTTATACCATGCTCGTGGAGCTTGAAGAGTATAGCCTCAATTAACTCGTGGTAAGACCATATGTTCACAGTGAACTTGTTACCCTTGCCCTGGGAGATGGAGTAAGGGTAACTAAGTTAAACCGAAACCCCTTTAGAGGAATCGAGACCTTACCCAAGCTTTTGACCACGTAGTTCCCGCTTTTCCGTATCGATGAAGGTTTTAAAGTTAAATTGCAATTGATATTTATGATTTCGATAGTCTTGGGGTGTTCCCCTTGACCAACAGGAACATCAAAGCCATTAAATGGTTCATTAATACCCAACTTCTTGGAAAATGGTACAACGTAGCTTACGCTACCTTTAAGGTTACCTCAAAATGTAACTTAAAGTGTACCTTTTGTAACCCAGCTTACTATAGCGGGACCTTAGAGGAAGGGAGCACAGAGAGGTTGAAGAAGGTCATAGATAACTTGAGGGACTCATCAGTGGTAGTCCTTTCCTTCGAAGGCGGTGAGCCCACTACACGCCCTGATATCCTAGATCTCCTTGGGTACGCCCATGACGGCTCCTTTTACGTCATGCTAACCACCAACGGGTACAGGCTCGGTGATCCAAGTTTCCTTTCCAAGATCTCGGAGAGGATCGATTTCCTCCATTACTCCATAGACGAGTATCACTGGAACCTTAAGGCTTTAGATAACCTATGCAAGTTTAGGGAGTTTGGCCTAAAGGTTAACGTGCAGACAGTTGTCACTAGGTACAACATAAACACTCTCGAGGACAAGGTAAAGAAGGTGAGAGAGTGCGGTTACAAGATCCTCCTCATGCCGGCTGTGGATTACCCTGACTCAAAGGTGAAACTTGAGCCTGACAAGGAGCAGTTCTATCAGGTTCTCTCCTACCTAAAGGGGAAATACGGCTCCACCCTCAATAACTCGTGGGGCTTCATCAGGGCCCTAAAGGGGGAGTTCCCAAAGAGGTTAACTAGTTACGCCATAACCATTTACCCCAACGGTGATCTCCCCTACCCGGATGATATCAACGGAGAGGTGATAGGGAATCTGTCCCAGAATAAGTTGGGGGAACTTCTCAACTCCTATAGGGCTAAGGAACTGAGAAGGAAAATGATGGAGAACTCTGCTAGGTACGAATACCTGCACTTACAAACAGCGTCTTTCAATAGCATAAAAGACCTAGCAGAATACGCTAGGGAGATGGGAAAATGGGCGTTTACCGGTAAGGCTTAACTAATTAGTTCACCTCTAGTGTTTGAACCCTAGAATCCATAGTGCTCCCGACAGGCGAAAGGACTACGAGACCCCTACTGGAGTTATATCTTCATTGAAAAATTTAAGTCGCTCTCTACATCTCTAAGCCTACCCTACAAGTTTAATACCTGAGAGATGTAAGTAATTTATGAAAGCTATAGTCGTAACTCCCCAAAAACCCGGTGTGGACATCAGGGAAATTGAGATCCAAGAGAAGGGAGAGATCAGGGTTATGACCAGGTTGAGCGGACTTTGTGGTACGGATAGAGGGATAGTGAACGGTGATCTAGACTTTGCTCGCCCTCCCCCAGGCAATGATTATTTGGTATTAGGCCACGAGACCCTCGGAGAGGTAGTCGAAGGTAACGACAGGCTCAGGAAAGGAGACCTCGTGGTGCCAGTCGTTAGGAGGGGTTGCGGGGAGTGTCTAAACTGTAAAGTAGGTCATCAGGACTTCTGTGAGACTGGGAAGTTCACTGAGATAGGCATCAGAGGCGCACACGGAACCATGAGAGAGGAGTTCTGGGACTCGGAGGAGAACTTAGTTAAGGTCGCCCCCTCAATTGGAGAGATAGGGGTTCTTCTAGAACCTTTGTCCAACGTCGTCAAAGCTACCCGTGAACTGGAATCAATCCAGAGAAGAATGTTATGGAGGTGTGAAGACTCGACTTACCAGTGCAGGACCGCCGTAGTCTTGGGGAGTGGTCCCATTGGTCTCCTCTTCTCACTAACGCTGAAGACCATGGGGTTCAACGTTATTGTTGCCAACAGGAGACCTCCTTCTTCGGTGGAGGAGGAGATAGTGAAAGCCACAGGTTCTATTTTCATTAACACGTCATCTGAGCAACTACCTGAAATGGACCTCCTTGTAGATACGTCCGGGCACCCTTCAGCATTCGTCCCTCTCCTCCAAAAGATAAGAAAGAACGGTGCACTAGTCCTCTTCGGGACAACTGGGAAAGAGAGGGCAGAAATTACCGCTGAAGATGTGACTAGGATAGTGGAAAACAACGTCGTAATCATGGGGAGCGTGAACGCGTCTAAGGACGACTTCCAACAAGGGGGTAACCTATTGGTTACCTGGAAGGAGATGTACGGCGAGGTCATGAGTAAATTCATTACTAGGAAAGTCAGCGTAGAGGAGGCTCCGGAAGTTCTGGAGCATAAGGTACCTGGAGAAATCAAGACTGTAATTAAGTGGAAGTGAGTAGGGTCTACAGTTCAATACGTCGAGAATTTAAGTGAATAGTCTACTCGCGAAATTTGTTCTCATATAAAGTTATTATCTTATCTGATAGATCCATATTGTTGGAGAGCGAAGAGATTCTTTTCATAGTCTCAGGTCTCATATTCCTCGCCGCTCTAGGGGTATATTTGGGGTTAAGGGATTTTACGGTAGGCCTAATCCTAGTAATAATTGCATTAGTGTGGGGGATAGCCATTTACCTATTCATGGCAAAGTTTTGGAAAGAAGATTAAAAACAAAACCTCGAAGAAAATTGTTGCGCCTAGAGGAGATGTTCAACCTTCAATAAGATGAAGTTCTCGATCTTAACGCCCTCACTTAGATTTAAGGATGACGTCCACCGATTCCTTCAAGGATGACAGATCGCCCTTAATTTTCACCAGGTCTCCACCTTTAAACCTCAGCTCGACAATGTTAGTCCCATCCGACAACAATACTAGAATTGGGGAGTTGATGCTCTTTACTACAGCTTCCTCCAGAACGCTATCCACATCCTTAAGTGTAACCCTCTTGCTTGACACAGTCTTCATCTCTAAAATTGAGGGGAATGTATCGTCATACGAGGCTGAGGATCTGCTCTCCACATTTAAAGAGGGTTGCCTCGTTGCTGGATTTGGCTTAGCTTCAATACTTTCCTTAGCTTCAATACCTTCCATATCTCTCTTAAATATCTCCACCCCCCTCTTATAGAAATCCTGTGTCTGTTTTTTGGCAACTGTCTCCAATGGACCTTTATAGAAGAATGTGAGTCTCACCACCGTCCTGCCCATTGTAGGCAGAATAGTGAAACGTAAGTAGGAGTTTATCTTTATTAGACCGTCCACCTTCTTTATAAGATAAGTGATCTCGTCCTTCGTGACCTGCTTAGTCACTCTAAGTTTTAGAGTGATCAGCCATGAAACCCTTAACTCCCACTCATTCTCTCCTAAATCGATTAAATCATCAAAGGCAGGTACATATTTCATCAGATTCCTTGGATTTGAAAGGTACTCCCTAACCACTTCCTGCTCTTGCATCACATCGAAGTCGTAAGTCACTTCCATAGAATATTATCTCTTTTTCTTAAATTTAAATAAAGTCTCTTGGACTAATTTAGGATATAAACAATCAACACAATTTCAGAGTACGAGACTTACAATTTACAGGTTGCTAGAAATGAGAAGGCCGCTAGGTTATGAAAGCGGGCACTCTGTTATCTAACGAGAGGGACTGATGCTTCCCCGTTAAACTCTATAATGAACTTCTGACCTCCTCCCCTCCATAAAGGGCGAGGTTTGCCGTTCTTTTATCACTAAAGTCACTCTGACCGTAAATCTGACTTTTCCCAGCTGAGAGGAAAAACGCGAAAATTACCTAGACCTCAGAGATATTCCCATATGCCCTTCCCCTTATAGTTATAGATCACCGTTTTGTAAGCCGTAACGTACTCTATGGTATACCCTATTCCCTCCCTTCCCAGGCCAGAGTCCTTCCTCCCCCCGAAGGGAAAGTAACCTATCCCATGTCTTGGGAAATCGTTAATGTATACTGCGCCAACCTCCAACAGCCTTATCGCTCTTCTTATCTTATTTATGTCGTTCCCGAAGATTGAGGCGTCGAGGCCATACCTTCTCCCATTGCTTAACTCTATTGCCTCATCCACAGATTCCACCTTAGTCAAAACAGCGACAGAGAGGAAAACTTCCTTCCTGTAAAGGTATAAGCTCTTGACTTTCCCCTTCTCGACTTCCAGAAGAGTTGGCTCAACGTAGTTATCCTTAATTCGCTTACCGCCGTAAAGGACATTGGCTCCCTTATCCGTGGCGTCCTTTACTGCAAATTCGAGTTCTTCCACCGCTCCCTTCTCAATTACGGGACCCATATTGACCTCGTCTCTGGGGTCTCCAACCTTGATCTTCTTAATCTCCTCTACCATGACTTGTCTTAGTTTGTCGTAAACCTGGGGCTCTGAGAACACGAACTTCACGGAATCGCACCTCTGTCCGCTATAGGAAGTAATGGATGTGACCAGTTTCTGCCCTGCACTTACCGGGTCAGCGTCGTTAAGGACTATGGCAGAGTCCCCTCCTCCGAGTTCCATAACGTATTGTTTTACTCCTCCGTTCCTCATTACCCTCTCACCTGTCTCGGTGCTTCCTGTGAAGGAAATTACCCCAATTCTTTGGTCGGAAACTATAGCGTCCATCTCCTTCCCAGGTACTGTGAGAACGGCGAGTCCAGTCTTAGGGAAACCTGCCAGTTCTGCAATTCTTGCGAAGAGGAGGGCAGGGACCGGAGTTCTACCCGCAGGTTTAATAAGTATGGCGTTCCCTGCTACGGTGGAGTACACGAACTTATTCACGACGTCAAACAACGGATAGTTGAAGGGAGTTATGGCCAACACAACTCCCAACGGTTCCCTCCTAACTATCGCCTCCGCCTCTAGACTTTCTGAGCTCCAGTCCCCAGGAACGTACTCCCCATAAAGTTTCCTGACGTCCAAGTCTGCCCTAATCAACCTCTCAATCGAGGCGTTCACTTCTCCGTTCGCTGAGGCTCTAGTCTTACCATTCCCTATCACCAAGACTTCAACCAAGTCGTCTCTAAACTTGTTCAGCAATTCAGCCATCTTATGAAATACCTCTAGCCTCTTCTCTCCAGGAAAGTCCCTAACGGCCCATCTACCGGTCTGGAATACCTTGTCTATAGCGTGGTCTACCATCTCCTTTGGAAGTCTAGGAACCTTACAGTACACAGAGAGGTCTATGGGCGACTGTACCTCTTCCAGCTCCTTGGATGATACCCAGTCTCCAGCCAAATACGTTTTGAAGGAGATTGACCCAGAGTCCGTAGTTGCTATATCCTTTAATTCTGGTGAAAGTTCCTTTAGAGAAACCATGCTTCCTATCTTACTCCGGGAACTTTATTCATTTCCCTCAAGAACTCGTCCAGCTCCTGCAAAGTTGGAAGGGGCTCCTGATCACCTCTCATTGTGACGTTTAGCGTTGAGCTCGCTATTGCGTAGTCCAAAGCCTTCTTAGGGGGGAATCCGCTCAAGACCAAGGATAGGAACGTTCCCCCTAGGGCGTCCCCAGCACCCACAACGTCCTCAACTTTCACGGTATATCCAGGTGAGAAGTACTTTTCCCCCTCGTAATACACAGTGGCCCCTTTCGGTCCCTGCTTCATTACCACCAACTCAGCGTAAGGACTTAGCAGTCTGTAAGCTTCGTCTGGGTTACTTTCACCTACCAAGACCTTGGAATCGTCAGTGTCGGTGATTAGGAACTTGAGTGGTTCCCTTCTCAATAGGTTCATGATGGTCTCCCTAGCCTCTTCCGGTGACCAGAGCTTTAGCCTTATGTTAGTATCGAATGACGTAACCTTAGCCCTTTCGAATGCCTCAAATACAGCCTCCCTAGCAGTCTCGGAAATAGCTAGAGTTATACCCGTGCTGTGGACGACATCGGCCTCCCTCAAGAGATCGTCGTCCAAATCCCCTGGGCTCAACCTGCTCCCTGCGCTCCCCTTCCTATAGTAAATTGAGATGCTCTTGTCCGGGACTGGGTAATTCCTCTGTATAAAGAAAATCCCTGTTGGGTTGGGGTCCAGCTTCACGCGTCCGACGTCAACTCCCTTGCCTCTCAACCACTCAATTGCGTTGCGACCGAACTCGTCATCCCCTACCCTGCCCACGAACACACACCTGTTCCCTAGGAGAGTGAAGGCAACGCAATAATTGGCCTCGCTACCTGCGATGTGTTTCTCGAAGTACGTCACGTGCCTTAGAGGACCTGGACTTAGCGAGTTTAGCTCTATTAAGATCTCCCCTAAGGCGACCATGGTCTTCATCTTGGCATCAGACCCTTGACGAAGCTCTCAATTTCTCCCTTCAGCGCTTTGGACTCTGAGTCGTCCAGGGGGAAGATCGGGGGCCTCGGATATCCCACGGAATAGCCCTGGACGGTCTCAGTCATAACGTAGAGGGACGCCAGGTGACCGTACTTTCGTGAAATCTCCACTAACGAAATAATTACCCTTTGCAAACTTAAGGCCGATCTCAGGTCACCGTTCTTCACATATTCCTTCATTTTACTGAAAACTGCAGGGATGGGGTTAGCCATGGAAGCGACTGTACCATCCAGGGTCAGGAGGGAGTAGAAAGCTAGGGTGTCCGACCCGTTAAATACCTTCATCTTCGGGAAGGTTGACTTGAACTCGAGGGTATGGGACAGATCCTGATTTGTGTCCTTCACTCCTGCAAAGTCCAGGTTGTACTTGGATACCACTTTAGCTGAAATATCATAACCTGTAGCCAGCGGATAATTGTAGAGGTAAACTGGGTGTTTGGAAGCCGAGATGATGGAACTGAAATAGTTGGCAAGCCACTTCTCTGGAAG belongs to Metallosphaera tengchongensis and includes:
- the kdgK gene encoding bifunctional 2-dehydro-3-deoxygluconokinase/2-dehydro-3-deoxygalactonokinase, with the protein product MKTMVALGEILIELNSLSPGPLRHVTYFEKHIAGSEANYCVAFTLLGNRCVFVGRVGDDEFGRNAIEWLRGKGVDVGRVKLDPNPTGIFFIQRNYPVPDKSISIYYRKGSAGSRLSPGDLDDDLLREADVVHSTGITLAISETAREAVFEAFERAKVTSFDTNIRLKLWSPEEARETIMNLLRREPLKFLITDTDDSKVLVGESNPDEAYRLLSPYAELVVMKQGPKGATVYYEGEKYFSPGYTVKVEDVVGAGDALGGTFLSLVLSGFPPKKALDYAIASSTLNVTMRGDQEPLPTLQELDEFLREMNKVPGVR
- a CDS encoding bifunctional 2-dehydro-3-deoxy-phosphogluconate/2-dehydro-3-deoxy-6-phosphogalactonate aldolase translates to MEVVVPVLTPFNKEGSIDKDLLKSHVQNLLDKGVDAIFVNGSTGLGPSLSKDEKKLTLSTVAGVTNKVIFQVGELNLNNVLELVKFSSDYDIMAIASYSPFYFTRLPEKWLANYFSSIISASKHPVYLYNYPLATGYDISAKVVSKYNLDFAGVKDTNQDLSHTLEFKSTFPKMKVFNGSDTLAFYSLLTLDGTVASMANPIPAVFSKMKEYVKNGDLRSALSLQRVIISLVEISRKYGHLASLYVMTETVQGYSVGYPRPPIFPLDDSESKALKGEIESFVKGLMPR